CCGCCACCAGTGCCGCCCCTGCAGGATCCGCGGCCCACCAGTGACTGGGAGGGGAGGGTGAGATTTGAGTGAGCAGCAAGCAGGCAGATTGgtttggggagagggagggaagagacTCTACAAGCAGAGGACACAAACGTACAAGCTGAGTGGTTTGTACCGGCCTTTCTTGCGCTTTCTCTTTTGACCCTTCCCCTTTCCTCGCTTtgattttctggaagaaaaacaaaacaaaaaaaaagagaaagagagagagggggggaaagaaagggagagagagagaaaatggaagaaaacgcaaggaagaagagaaaaaaaatacagccatGTGCCTTGCTGGGAGGGGAGCAGCACATGAGGCAGGACTGGAGGGTAAATCCCAGGGCCGAAGCACAGATCTCCACCTTGCACACACATTCACTGGCCCTCTGGCGCTCCGGTCAGCACCACAGCCAAGCCAAAACCAGGGTACTCAGCAGAGACcacctccagcagagctgctgcgaGCAGAGGTGGATCTGCTGAAGACTCAGATGGGCACCTGCCCCCTCTGAGAGGGGCAGTGGGAAAGGGACAGGGGGTGAGGGAGAAGGAACAGAAAGCTTGGTGAAAGCATCACGCAACCGCAGTGAGCGCAGACAACCATTCCAGGCAACAAGCACGGGCGCACACCAATCGGCAAGAGGCAACCTGAGTGAAAGGGTTCTCTCCAGGGAAAAGGAAACCACTCTGACCTGACGCACTGACTGGCACTGGGTCTAGGCAGCAGCTGAGCTccaacagctctgctgcagggctggtggcAATGCTGCCTTGGGATGGGAGCCTGGCCTCAGCAACCCACAGACAAGGGGAGAGATCTGGTCttcacagcactgctgtgtggGAGAGGGCTATCTAACCTGAAGGCTTTGCTCATCCACCGCACTTCCTGCCTGTGGTTCAGAGGACTCCAGGACACCCTACTTGAATGTCTGAAACATCCCCTCTGGCAGTCTCCATCCTGAGTACTGaaggggaaagagggggaaaactGACTTAGTTATTCTACTCAGGAGATAACCAGCAAGCAGCTTTCagttcttccctcctttccttcctgtcACCTTCCACAAGGATCTGCCAGACAGACAAGCAGATGGAGCCAAGGTATTGACTCCATTCTGAGAAATTCACCAGTTGCCTCTGACTcttgggcaggagctgggacaggcaaGGGCTAGGACATGCAGTCCTGGACACTAACCATGGATCCCTATGGGCCATTGAGAGCACAGGGAGCAAGGGAGGCTGGAGCCTGTGCTGCTCCTTGAGCCACACTAGCACAGGACCAAGGGAGAGACATCCAAGGAGAACACCCTAGGCAAAGCACTAGGGCTTCTCAGGCAAATGAGTCCCAGCTCTGCGGCACTTCTGCAAAGGCTCCCTCGTTCCCTGTTGCAGCCTACCTCAGGAGAGAGCTGTCAAAGGGAATtgagaggcagaagagaaagCACCATAGGTGTTTCCTAGGCCCTGTTCAAGTCATCTCACTGGAACAAGTCTCAGAGCATCAGCTCAATCCTGGTTCTGCCCTACATGTCAGGCAGGAGTCACAGGGAGATGGTGAGGGGAGGAAAATCAACCTGAAGGGAGGAGAGGGGTACCAATATAACAACTTTCAATCCAGCACAAATCAAAGTACACCAGCctctcccatcccttcccttccttccctgggGAGTGCAGAACCAGCAAAGAGCAGGCAAGGTGCTGTTAGAAGAGGAAAGTGAATGCAACACAGTTGGAGCTGGCTGCTACACCCACACCCCATCCTCACCAGAGTTCACACAGACCAAACTCTTGCACACCTTCAAACCACAGTACCACACAGACCAACCGTCCCCAACACGGCCCTGCGCACAGAGGAGTGTTGGCTGCACACAGCCCGATGCAGCCAGGAGCAGATTtccagggggaggaggagaggctggaaggCAGCTAGAAATATACAACCACCAGGAGAGGGGTGAAAGAAGTTCTCTCACTCTCCTGTTTGCTCCCTCTGTCTCTGTTTCAGCCTCATCTCCAAACATTCACCCCTTTCTTTCCAACTCCGCACCTCTAAATGGCAGAGTTGCTTTCCCAGTCATGCGCAGTCCAGCTGACCCTCTCACCCAGAGAGGTCATTCCTTCTTTTCGACAGTGTTTCACATTTTGTGCTCATTCCTCAGACTACTGCAGGATGAGAGCTTATATTTCTACTTCCACAACCTCTTTACTTTGGGGAAGAAGTAAAGGGAAGGTTGTGCCTTAGCCTCCTTCACATCACCAGAGCAAATCCATCAGATTGCAAAAAACCCTTATGAAAGCCTCCGCCAAGACCCAGCAAGGACATCCATCTCCCTTCATACCCTCCCAGGTCCCCACCCAACCAAAACCAGTGTCACATCCTGCATGGCATCAGTCCTGCCTCACCAGGCCTTTATTGCCACCTCTCCCTGTAGCCAGCAAAGTTCCTACCCAAGCTGCTGTGAAAGAAGCCAGCAAGTACTCACTcaagcagcaagaaaaaaattaataataaagaaaGGCAGCGATTTGCAGTAACCAGAAACACCCCagaaagagggaagggagaatgGGGGCTGCACCTTGAATCCATACTGGTAGGACAGACACGACGGCATTTCCCTGACTTGGGATAATGCATTAGGAATGACTGCCATGGCCATGGGTCATGGAGTATGAAGGAAGGACCATCAGATCTGGGTTTCTGTGCCCACCTGGAATGGATTCAGAGTGTTGCTCCATGCACTACCATACGCCATTTCCAAAAACACCTTCTCAAAGTGAGTATCTCCAACCAAAGAAAAGGGCAAGGGGCAGTGGGGCAAGGAAACACCAACCAACCACCaaaagaggaaggaggaaaggctTGTCACTtacttttcttgtttgtttttgacaTCTTTCTTTGGTCTGTGGGGGAAGAGAGAACAAAGGCCTCATTAGAAAAGAGCTTACCACGTATACTTCCAGTATTATCCCCAGTTCCCACCAAGTCCAGGGAAAAACATGTTCAGTCAGCATTGTAGGATGCCCACGGCACAGGTTAAGTCATCCGTCTCAAAGTGTTTGCTCTCCTGTTGCACCTCACTGGCAACCAGTGCCAAAAGACCCCAGGTTGCAGACTAGCACTGTCCACCTGTGATAGCTAGAGATGGAGGAGCCCTGCCAGCAAAGGATTGCTTTTCCCAGGCTTGGCCATCCCACTGCAAACCAAGTGAGGAGACTGCAGAAGCCTCTGAACAACAGTCCCAAcccaaaggcagaaaaaagcaaaggctCAGAATAAGTTTATTGCAAGAGGAACCAGTGCTGCTCCATTCTCACCTGCAGTCACATTTACTGTGCTGTAAGAAGCTCATGTGTGATATGTGCTGACTCTGATGGGGTTTAATTCTCATGATCTGGAATGAAAGAAACAGAGAGGGTCACTGCCCATTCAGTCTTCATATTCACAACTCCAAAGCAGCCTGCTGCACAGCAAAGCATTTGCACCCCAGGTGCTCATGGGAAAAGCATGGCAGAGTTTGAGCTAGCTTTGAGGCCCTGTTCTCCCAGTCAGGGAAGGCCTTTGATCACAAGCAAGCAGCAGCAACACCAGATTTGTGCCAAAGCTCTGTTTGCTCATGCTTGCCAGGTGCCAGCACTAGTGGACTGCCTTGGAGACAGGCATGGGAGAGGGCATAAAACCATAGCAAGGTTCTCACTGAGCCATCCCTGGTTGATGCTAGAGCAGCAGTAAGAGAACATCCAGcctgctcacacagaagcagtaCTTCAGTCTAACACACAGGTCCAAAGCATATCTGACTCCTTTTCCCTAGGCCATATCTTCCCAGCTGACATCTCACTTTCTCAGTGACTCAACAcataaaataaatctgaagaTCTGTGCTTAAAagagccctgcacagccagacaTTACCCAGCCCCCAATCCCAGGTGCCTCCAGGGAAGTTATATTAGAAGATATGTAATATTGTCACAGTCTCTCAACCCAGAACGTGTCCAGACCACTCTAGCATTTTTACCAGAGATCTGCTTAAGAGCCTCTGACCCTTTACAGGCATGCAGGCATACCAGCCAAGAACTGCAGTTCAGCAAGGAATGGTAGGAAGAAAACCATCCCTAGCTACATCATGCTAGTATGCTCTGGTCCAGGCTGGAGCCCGCAAGGGGAAAAGCAGTATGGGGAACCATGGAAAGGGACAGACTGGTTCTCCAACAGAGTTTAAATACAGCTCAAATAACAAGTAAAAAGAGCCTGCTGGGTAATCACTCAGCACTGCAAATCTCTCATCGATATCAAAAAGTGATGGTAATATTTACCGTGGCTGTTCAAGAGCCTGAGGGACAAAAGTAGATGAGGGAGCTGTGGGTTATGGATAATGGGCACCAGCACCATTTTGGACACAAGCTGGGATCCAGGCTGACAGAAAAGGGCAGTAATAAAGCTCTCTAAAGCAGTTTGCATCTTCCCCACTTGCCCAGCCTTTGCAATCATGGCCATCTCTGTCTCTTCCAAGGAATGAATTCAACAGCCTCCAAACAAAGGAGGAAGATGCCCAGAGGCAGAAAGGCTTTTACACTTGACACTGAAGCAGTGTGTTTCTTAGAGCCCCTTtcatccctgctgtgccagcatAGCTAATGACACAAATCCCCTGCACCCCTGGTACAGGCTGACCTCAAATGCCCTGCAGGAGAGAGTACTGACAGGTTCTCCCCTTTTGCACTACTCAGCTGCCTTCAGAACAGCAGCTGTATGTACCAAATGCAGAGTTAAAGTGGAGCAAAGGCCCAAGGAGTATCTTCTTTGGGAACTCAGAGGTAATACCACTGGAAATGCTCCTTTGCATTCTCTAAGCACAAAGTGCTCCtttgcagaaatgctgcttttcatcCTCCTAGCTACTGTATTTGGACAAGAGCCAAAACCAGATTCTCCTCTTAGCCTTAGACAGACACAGGCAACTCATCTTTTAGCCCTGCATGGTGTAACACTGGGCACCAGGGTCAGGAGAGGGTTTCCCTGGGGTAGGCTGCCCTTCCTCTGAATTAGCTGGGAGGTGGGACTTAGAGTGGTTGTGATGGCTGACTTGCTTCCTTCCAATCAAGCATGGCAGATTGCAAGTTGGGCCCTCACCTCCATTGTGACGTTGTACACATCCACAGGGACACATTCTAGGCCCTCATCGCCGCAGCAACCCGCACATCTCATCAGAGGCACACAGGATGGCTTGAATATGTACTCCACCTCATCAGGGTACTCCTGGAAAATGTCCACCAGGGTCTCAATTGTCCTGCAGAAGCTGCGCTCGTAGACTTCCAGGAATTTGATAACTAAAAGGAGGAATGGAGGGAATAAGTTAATGAAAACTTAGCTCAAGAATGTCTAGTGCTTTGCCCCTTAAAATGAGCCAGACAGCTGCAACACAACTACCCTGTGCTTTTCACTAACAGTCTTGCAGTCCTAAGTCCTTTGTCTGTGTcctacatacacacacacataagtGGGGAAGAGAAACAGACAATCTCTTCCTAAAGCTGCTTCGGGCAGCGGCGAGATAGACAAGAGACCCTCAATATTTGTCTCCCTGATGCGTGCCACAGGTGACTCTTCCCAAACCCCTTCTGTGCTATTCCCCATACTCCTGGGATGCTGCCACTAAGCATATCAGCCAAAAAGCACCTGAAGCTGCAGCAGATGATCTGCACTCTGGATTAAGGCCCTTCACCCCTTTGCCCTTTACCCCCTTTCAAAACAGCCAGTGGATGCCTCAGTGGGTTTTAGAAGGCAAGGGAATAAGCCAGAAGGATCCCTCGTACAGACCTTGGCACAGAGACGCTTTCAAGAACAGAGGTTCTGAACCATGCAGCTATGTATTTTCACTCTTGCTGTCAGCTACCTCTTTTGCCCACGCAGAACATGCACCTCAGCAGGCCACCTCTGAACCACAACAGCACCCTACAAGTCACAGCCTCCGTGTCTCCATGCTGACCACTTTCCCAGACCAAGGAATCAAGTCACTCACTGAAAGATTCAAAGCAAGCCCACAGGACCCCCAGGATTAACTAGACTATATATTTGGCTACTGAACCACAATGAGACAGTGTGGGAGAGGGAACAGGGTGGATCTGCCATTATCCCGTGCCTTCCCTACGAGTGGAGCAAACATTAACTGCTTGCGATCTGCACTGATTTCACAAGCATTTCTCAATGTTTCCCAGTCTCTTGCCAAAGCTTCATTTTGCTGCTTGGTCAAGGGTTGGAGAGATTTAAAGAGATGAGAGATAGGATAGATAAGTACACACGCACAAAACCCAGATGCTAACACACTACTGCAAACAGCGAGTACCTGGAGCCCTCCAGGCCCCCTAGCTCTACCAACATGCTGGCAACGGAGGATGTCTCAAATGGAGCACAGGATAAGAGTACACACAAAGAGATAGTACCTGCCCCATGCTGTTATGCACTATAATGATCCACCTGTACAGTATGCAGTCGTACAGCACCAAGGTTGATAACTCAGAGTGATAAGAGCAAACTGCTTGCATCATGGAAAATAATGGTCTCCAGTAAGCGTTTCTAAAGTGCCCTGAACTTGTGACAAACTGGCATAAAGGTTACTTTGCCACAAAAATGCAAAAGCTTCAGGGCTTGGAGCTCACAGCCCGCAGTTAATTGTTGAAAGTTAATTCTAGGTCATGCAGGGCTGACAGTGCCCCAGTGCTGAAGTGATGAGAGCAGGTACAAGAGGGGAGGAGCTTCCATCCAAGGAGTCTGAAGTGTGTCAAGAGAGCGTGAGCGGCTATTAAAAGAGAAAGTGGTCTGTGAAAGGGAAATGTAGCCTGGCAGGCATGGACTGCTTGTTGGTATTCCTTGTCTAGAAGACAGCATGTTTCTGTTCCCcgttccttcccttcctcttccctcctcccctaaGTGCAGTATATCTCCTATCTATTCTCCTATCTTGTCTGTGGCTACCTCATTCTTCCTGTTTCCCTTCAGAGTGACCTTAGTTACTGCCTATGTTCCAACAAGTTGGACAACTTAATATGTGGGAAATTCTGCAAGCACAATGACAGTTGCTGAATTGCACTGTTGATTATTCACATTCTGCCAGCAGAAAGGATCTGGGAACTCTGGCAGAAAAGGCACAGTTCTGGATAAAAATGCTTACAGATCTACATCAAGGGGAGGGATGGAAGGTaagagagagggaaagcatCAGTTACCTGTACAGATCAAATGCTCCCCACCACACCAGTCTGGGGCATAAAGAAGGCAGAAACCAAAACAGAGTAGAAAGCTGAAGTGAAACTGATCAATGCCTTACAcacttttttaaatgtttgcacTACCCAAGCAGCTGGATTACACCAGAGAATCCAGACTACAGGTTGGCCACAGAACAGCACATTCAACTTCTTTTGCAGAGCCTTTACTTTCACCGCTGCACCCCAACAACTATACTTAAGATCTGGAAGATATGACAAGACCAAATCCTTCCCATAAAGAATCCAGGAGTTTTCACCTTTACTTTAACACATGATGATTTTACAAAGTCTGAATCAGCCTCTGAAAAGGAAACAGGGAA
This DNA window, taken from Pseudopipra pipra isolate bDixPip1 chromosome 3, bDixPip1.hap1, whole genome shotgun sequence, encodes the following:
- the VEGFA gene encoding vascular endothelial growth factor A, long form isoform X2; this encodes MNFLLTWIHWGLAALLYLQSAELSKAAPALGDGERKPNEVIKFLEVYERSFCRTIETLVDIFQEYPDEVEYIFKPSCVPLMRCAGCCGDEGLECVPVDVYNVTMEIMRIKPHQSQHISHMSFLQHSKCDCRPKKDVKNKQEKWAQKPRSDGPSFILHDPWPWQSFLMHYPKSGKCRRVCPTSMDSRKSKRGKGKGQKRKRKKGRYKPLSFHCEPCSERRKHLFVQDPQTCKCSCKFTDSRCKSRQLELNERTCRCEKPRR
- the VEGFA gene encoding vascular endothelial growth factor A, long form isoform X7; its protein translation is MNFLLTWIHWGLAALLYLQSAELSKAAPALGDGERKPNEVIKFLEVYERSFCRTIETLVDIFQEYPDEVEYIFKPSCVPLMRCAGCCGDEGLECVPVDVYNVTMEIMRIKPHQSQHISHMSFLQHSKCDCRPKKDVKNKQEKKSKRGKGKGQKRKRKKGRYKPLSFHCEPCSERRKHLFVQDPQTCKCSCKFTDSRCKSRQLELNERTCRCEKPRR
- the VEGFA gene encoding vascular endothelial growth factor A, long form isoform X5, translated to MCDIERGEMPFHAWPPFSPPSAGFTFTGGSGAQAHQSCRRQQLSKAAPALGDGERKPNEVIKFLEVYERSFCRTIETLVDIFQEYPDEVEYIFKPSCVPLMRCAGCCGDEGLECVPVDVYNVTMEIMRIKPHQSQHISHMSFLQHSKCDCRPKKDVKNKQEKWAQKPRSDGPSFILHDPWPWQSFLMHYPKSGKCRRVCPTSMDSRKSKRGKGKGQKRKRKKGRYKPLSLCEKPRR
- the VEGFA gene encoding vascular endothelial growth factor A, long form isoform X10; the encoded protein is MCDIERGEMPFHAWPPFSPPSAGFTFTGGSGAQAHQSCRRQQLSKAAPALGDGERKPNEVIKFLEVYERSFCRTIETLVDIFQEYPDEVEYIFKPSCVPLMRCAGCCGDEGLECVPVDVYNVTMEIMRIKPHQSQHISHMSFLQHSKCDCRPKKDVKNKQEKKSKRGKGKGQKRKRKKGRYKPLSLCEKPRR
- the VEGFA gene encoding vascular endothelial growth factor A, long form isoform X4; this translates as MCDIERGEMPFHAWPPFSPPSAGFTFTGGSGAQAHQSCRRQQLSKAAPALGDGERKPNEVIKFLEVYERSFCRTIETLVDIFQEYPDEVEYIFKPSCVPLMRCAGCCGDEGLECVPVDVYNVTMEIMRIKPHQSQHISHMSFLQHSKCDCRPKKDVKNKQEKKSKRGKGKGQKRKRKKGRYKPLSFHCEPCSERRKHLFVQDPQTCKCSCKFTDSRCKSRQLELNERTCRCEKPRR
- the VEGFA gene encoding vascular endothelial growth factor A, long form isoform X1, whose protein sequence is MCDIERGEMPFHAWPPFSPPSAGFTFTGGSGAQAHQSCRRQQLSKAAPALGDGERKPNEVIKFLEVYERSFCRTIETLVDIFQEYPDEVEYIFKPSCVPLMRCAGCCGDEGLECVPVDVYNVTMEIMRIKPHQSQHISHMSFLQHSKCDCRPKKDVKNKQEKWAQKPRSDGPSFILHDPWPWQSFLMHYPKSGKCRRVCPTSMDSRKSKRGKGKGQKRKRKKGRYKPLSFHCEPCSERRKHLFVQDPQTCKCSCKFTDSRCKSRQLELNERTCRCEKPRR
- the VEGFA gene encoding vascular endothelial growth factor A, long form isoform X6; its protein translation is MCDIERGEMPFHAWPPFSPPSAGFTFTGGSGAQAHQSCRRQQLSKAAPALGDGERKPNEVIKFLEVYERSFCRTIETLVDIFQEYPDEVEYIFKPSCVPLMRCAGCCGDEGLECVPVDVYNVTMEIMRIKPHQSQHISHMSFLQHSKCDCRPKKDVKNKQENCLPASPPPPGNLLLAASGCVQPTLLCAQGRVGDGWSVWYCGLKVCKSLVCVNSGEDGVWV
- the VEGFA gene encoding vascular endothelial growth factor A, long form isoform X3: MCDIERGEMPFHAWPPFSPPSAGFTFTGGSGAQAHQSCRRQQLSKAAPALGDGERKPNEVIKFLEVYERSFCRTIETLVDIFQEYPDEVEYIFKPSCVPLMRCAGCCGDEGLECVPVDVYNVTMEIMRIKPHQSQHISHMSFLQHSKCDCRPKKDVKNKQEKWAQKPRSDGPSFILHDPWPWQSFLMHYPKSGKCRRVCPTSMDSSHCEPCSERRKHLFVQDPQTCKCSCKFTDSRCKSRQLELNERTCRCEKPRR
- the VEGFA gene encoding vascular endothelial growth factor A, long form isoform X11; this translates as MCDIERGEMPFHAWPPFSPPSAGFTFTGGSGAQAHQSCRRQQLSKAAPALGDGERKPNEVIKFLEVYERSFCRTIETLVDIFQEYPDEVEYIFKPSCVPLMRCAGCCGDEGLECVPVDVYNVTMEIMRIKPHQSQHISHMSFLQHSKCDCRPKKDVKNKQEKCEKPRR
- the VEGFA gene encoding vascular endothelial growth factor A, long form isoform X9 gives rise to the protein MNFLLTWIHWGLAALLYLQSAELSKAAPALGDGERKPNEVIKFLEVYERSFCRTIETLVDIFQEYPDEVEYIFKPSCVPLMRCAGCCGDEGLECVPVDVYNVTMEIMRIKPHQSQHISHMSFLQHSKCDCRPKKDVKNKQENHCEPCSERRKHLFVQDPQTCKCSCKFTDSRCKSRQLELNERTCRCEKPRR
- the VEGFA gene encoding vascular endothelial growth factor A, long form isoform X12 codes for the protein MNFLLTWIHWGLAALLYLQSAELSKAAPALGDGERKPNEVIKFLEVYERSFCRTIETLVDIFQEYPDEVEYIFKPSCVPLMRCAGCCGDEGLECVPVDVYNVTMEIMRIKPHQSQHISHMSFLQHSKCDCRPKKDVKNKQEKCEKPRR